One window of the Clostridium sp. MB40-C1 genome contains the following:
- a CDS encoding xanthine dehydrogenase family protein molybdopterin-binding subunit, producing the protein MKEIIKSVPKIDGIGLIQGKPAYTQDLIPDNALVVKVLRSPHPFAKIKSINTEKAEALQGVLCVLTHKNVPRNIVTRAGQGYPEPSPHDKFILDEYVRYVGDEVAAVAAINETIAEDALELIEVEYEQLDPVLDFEKAVGNSSVIHPEPEAHEMFPIGYDPKRNIAAEYHMSFGDLDATFEKCDCVLKDTFYTQAQAHVATETHTSFAYVDFYGRLTVVSSTQTPFHMRRIIGSALGIPVSEIRVIKPRVGGGYGGKQQIHGEFLVSLVALRTGKPARLIYTRKEVFESTFCRHAMKFNMTIGADKEGNLKAVNMELLSDTGAYGEHALTVFMLAAAKTLPLYNKIEAVKFGGKVVYTNHTPAGAYRGYGALQGNFAVESMIDQIAEKLNMDPLEIRKKNMIKEGETSPIFKIMGEGTEGVDMIIESCKLDYCVKRGAELSKWKEKFPRQQISKNKVRGIGCALAMQGSGIAYIDMASAVLKLNDSGFFNLIIGATDLGTGSDTILAQIAAEALGISVDKIKVYSSDTDLTPFDCGAYASKTTYVSGNAVLNTAKAMKKRIEEEGARKFNVPVEQVEFDGEYVKTLDGKESISLAKFSNELYYNSEQKQLLVCESFYPKVAPPPYMLGVAEVEVDLETGKYDLLDYVAVVDCGTVINPNLCRIQVEGGLAQGIGMAMFEDVRYTSKGNMITSNLMQYKIPTRKEIHKLTVEFADSYEPTGPYGAKSVGEMGIDTPLAAIANAVYNATGVRIKTLPISPEKVLMGLKNLNK; encoded by the coding sequence ATGAAAGAAATTATAAAATCTGTTCCCAAAATAGACGGAATAGGATTAATCCAAGGGAAACCAGCATATACACAAGATTTAATTCCTGATAATGCATTAGTGGTTAAGGTATTAAGAAGCCCTCATCCATTCGCAAAAATTAAGAGTATAAATACAGAAAAAGCAGAAGCATTGCAAGGAGTGCTATGTGTATTAACTCATAAAAATGTCCCAAGAAATATAGTTACTAGAGCGGGACAAGGGTATCCTGAACCATCTCCACATGATAAGTTTATTTTAGATGAATATGTAAGATATGTAGGAGATGAAGTGGCAGCAGTAGCTGCAATAAATGAAACTATAGCTGAAGATGCTTTGGAATTAATAGAAGTAGAATATGAACAATTAGATCCAGTATTAGACTTTGAAAAAGCAGTTGGAAACTCTTCTGTAATACATCCAGAACCAGAAGCACATGAAATGTTTCCAATAGGATATGACCCAAAACGTAATATTGCAGCAGAATATCATATGAGTTTTGGAGATTTAGATGCAACTTTTGAAAAATGTGATTGTGTTTTAAAAGATACTTTTTATACACAAGCACAAGCACATGTAGCAACAGAGACTCATACAAGCTTTGCATATGTAGATTTTTATGGAAGATTGACTGTAGTAAGCTCTACTCAAACACCATTCCATATGAGGCGTATAATAGGATCAGCTCTTGGAATACCAGTTTCAGAAATTCGTGTAATAAAACCAAGAGTAGGTGGAGGATATGGTGGAAAGCAACAAATACATGGAGAATTTTTAGTATCTTTAGTTGCACTTAGAACAGGAAAGCCAGCAAGACTTATTTATACGAGAAAAGAGGTATTTGAATCAACTTTCTGTAGACATGCTATGAAATTTAACATGACAATTGGTGCAGATAAGGAAGGAAATCTTAAAGCTGTAAATATGGAGCTATTATCTGATACAGGTGCTTATGGAGAACATGCATTAACAGTATTTATGCTTGCAGCAGCAAAAACCCTTCCATTATATAATAAAATTGAAGCTGTAAAATTTGGTGGAAAAGTTGTGTATACAAATCACACACCAGCAGGAGCATATAGAGGATATGGGGCTCTTCAAGGTAATTTCGCAGTAGAATCAATGATAGATCAGATAGCTGAAAAGCTTAATATGGATCCATTAGAAATTAGAAAGAAGAACATGATTAAAGAAGGGGAAACTTCTCCAATATTTAAAATCATGGGAGAAGGTACTGAGGGAGTAGACATGATAATTGAAAGCTGTAAGCTTGATTATTGTGTAAAGAGAGGAGCAGAACTTTCTAAGTGGAAAGAAAAATTCCCAAGACAACAAATTAGCAAGAATAAGGTTAGAGGTATAGGTTGCGCATTGGCTATGCAAGGTTCTGGTATAGCATATATTGACATGGCATCAGCTGTATTAAAATTAAATGATAGTGGATTTTTCAACTTAATAATAGGAGCTACTGACCTTGGTACTGGTAGTGATACTATACTTGCCCAAATTGCAGCTGAAGCTTTAGGAATTTCAGTAGATAAAATTAAGGTATATTCTTCAGACACAGATCTCACTCCATTTGATTGTGGTGCTTATGCATCAAAAACAACATATGTTTCTGGTAATGCTGTTTTAAATACTGCTAAAGCTATGAAAAAACGTATAGAGGAAGAGGGAGCTAGAAAATTCAATGTTCCAGTAGAGCAAGTTGAATTTGATGGAGAATATGTAAAAACATTAGATGGAAAAGAGAGTATTTCATTAGCAAAGTTTTCAAATGAACTATATTATAATTCTGAACAAAAACAGTTATTAGTATGTGAGTCTTTCTATCCAAAAGTTGCTCCACCTCCATATATGCTTGGAGTAGCAGAAGTAGAAGTTGACCTTGAAACAGGTAAATATGATTTGTTGGATTATGTAGCGGTGGTGGATTGTGGAACAGTTATAAATCCAAACTTATGCCGTATACAAGTTGAAGGTGGTTTAGCACAAGGTATAGGTATGGCTATGTTTGAAGATGTTAGATATACAAGTAAGGGAAATATGATTACAAGTAATCTTATGCAATATAAGATTCCAACGAGAAAAGAAATTCATAAGTTAACAGTTGAATTTGCTGATAGTTATGAACCAACAGGTCCTTATGGTGCTAAATCAGTTGGAGAAATGGGAATAGATACTCCACTTGCTGCTATAGCTAACGCAGTTTACAATGCTACAGGAGTAAGGATTAAGACTTTACCAATAAGTCCAGAAAAAGTTCTTATGGGTTTGAAAAATCTAAATAAATAA
- a CDS encoding (2Fe-2S)-binding protein — protein sequence MKIELKVNEIDRIFDVEPGEMLADVLTRYKYTVRKGCDTGSCGLCTILLEGKPITSCSYLAVRAAGHSITTIDGVQEKAKEIGEFLVAEGVDQCGYCSPGFVMNVIAMEKELKNPTEEEINHYLVGNLCRCSGYVGHLRALKKYLGVSE from the coding sequence ATGAAAATCGAATTGAAAGTTAATGAAATCGATAGAATATTTGATGTGGAACCGGGTGAAATGCTTGCAGATGTATTAACAAGATATAAATATACGGTAAGAAAAGGTTGTGACACAGGTTCTTGTGGACTTTGTACAATACTTTTAGAGGGAAAACCTATTACATCCTGTTCTTATCTAGCTGTTAGAGCAGCAGGACATAGTATAACAACTATAGATGGTGTACAAGAAAAAGCAAAAGAAATAGGAGAATTTTTAGTAGCCGAAGGCGTAGATCAATGTGGGTATTGTAGTCCTGGATTTGTAATGAATGTAATAGCTATGGAAAAAGAGCTTAAAAATCCTACAGAAGAAGAAATTAATCATTATTTAGTAGGAAACTTATGTAGATGTTCAGGATATGTAGGGCATTTACGTGCTCTAAAAAAATATTTGGGGGTGTCTGAATGA
- a CDS encoding xanthine dehydrogenase family protein subunit M, with protein MRIKEYFKPSTLEQAYNVLQDKNATIIGGGAFLRLGAKKIGAALDLSDLGLDIIEDKENRVEIGAMATLRQVETDAALKSNFSGAISKSAGAIMGVQFRNVATAGGSVAGRYGFSDFITPLLALDTYVELYKGGKITLKEFLEIKGKIKDIVTKIIIMKDNGKASFQSIRNTSTDFAILNAAASHVANKVTISVGARPGVAKLAEKAIEFLEGSELNEETVMKAGEIAAEELSFGSDIRGSLEYRKELCKALVKRAIMEVI; from the coding sequence TTGAGAATAAAAGAATATTTCAAGCCTAGTACTTTAGAACAAGCATATAATGTTTTGCAAGATAAAAATGCAACTATAATTGGTGGAGGAGCATTTTTAAGATTAGGTGCTAAAAAAATAGGTGCAGCATTAGATTTAAGTGATTTAGGATTAGACATTATTGAAGACAAAGAAAATAGAGTAGAGATAGGTGCTATGGCAACTTTAAGACAAGTAGAAACAGATGCAGCATTAAAAAGTAATTTTAGTGGAGCTATTTCAAAATCAGCAGGAGCTATTATGGGGGTTCAATTTAGAAATGTAGCTACAGCTGGAGGAAGTGTTGCTGGAAGGTATGGATTTTCTGACTTTATAACTCCACTATTAGCACTTGACACTTATGTAGAATTATATAAAGGTGGAAAAATAACATTAAAAGAATTCTTAGAAATTAAAGGCAAAATTAAAGATATAGTAACTAAGATAATAATAATGAAAGACAATGGAAAAGCTTCTTTTCAAAGCATCAGAAATACAAGTACAGATTTTGCAATCTTAAATGCAGCAGCTTCTCATGTGGCAAATAAGGTAACAATATCAGTAGGAGCAAGACCAGGAGTAGCTAAATTAGCAGAAAAAGCTATAGAATTTTTAGAAGGTTCAGAATTGAATGAAGAAACTGTTATGAAAGCTGGAGAAATTGCTGCAGAAGAGTTAAGTTTTGGAAGTGACATAAGAGGATCTTTAGAATATAGAAAAGAATTATGCAAGGCTTTGGTAAAGAGAGCTATCATGGAGGTGATATGA
- a CDS encoding 4Fe-4S binding protein, giving the protein MNLSTKIAGIELKNPLLPASGPLVGDYEKMMKLAGFGLGGMVTKTISIKGADVPRPCIIANKDSIMNAELWSEYPLEQWLEEILPNLKRDLNIPLIISVGYTKKDMEKLIPVLDPYADAFEVSTHYVGKDLSVIGETVKTIRKNTKKPFFMKVSPHMPDHVAFAKVARENGASGIAAVNSLGPSMKIDLANRKVLVGNDQGEVWTSGPAIKPVALAIVNKIKSAMPDFTVIGVGGVATAEDVVEFLLAGADAVQMLSAAMLQGKDLYEKIIKDLPAVLEKYNFSSVEEVRNTKLEKGNIKFEPDNPIIDEDKCVKCGICEKVCPYFALKVDEKVNVNIEKCFGCGLCESKCPTKAISGVLKK; this is encoded by the coding sequence ATGAATTTAAGTACAAAAATAGCGGGAATTGAATTAAAGAATCCTTTATTACCTGCATCAGGTCCACTAGTAGGGGATTATGAAAAAATGATGAAACTTGCAGGTTTTGGATTAGGAGGTATGGTTACTAAAACTATATCAATTAAAGGGGCAGATGTTCCAAGACCATGTATTATAGCTAACAAAGACAGTATCATGAATGCAGAACTTTGGTCAGAATATCCTTTAGAACAATGGTTAGAAGAAATTTTACCTAATTTAAAAAGAGATTTAAATATTCCTCTTATAATTAGTGTTGGCTACACAAAAAAAGATATGGAAAAATTAATTCCAGTTTTAGATCCATATGCAGATGCTTTTGAAGTATCTACACACTATGTTGGAAAGGATTTAAGTGTAATAGGGGAAACTGTTAAAACTATAAGGAAAAATACTAAAAAACCTTTCTTTATGAAAGTAAGTCCTCATATGCCAGATCATGTAGCTTTTGCCAAAGTAGCTAGAGAAAATGGAGCAAGTGGTATAGCGGCTGTTAACTCTCTTGGACCTAGCATGAAAATTGATCTTGCTAACCGTAAAGTATTAGTAGGGAATGATCAAGGAGAGGTTTGGACATCAGGACCTGCAATTAAACCAGTTGCATTAGCAATAGTAAATAAAATAAAGAGTGCAATGCCGGATTTCACAGTAATAGGTGTTGGTGGAGTGGCTACAGCAGAAGATGTAGTTGAATTTTTATTAGCTGGTGCAGATGCAGTACAGATGCTTTCAGCGGCAATGCTTCAGGGTAAAGATTTATATGAAAAAATTATAAAAGATTTACCAGCAGTACTTGAAAAATACAATTTTTCAAGTGTAGAAGAAGTTAGAAATACTAAATTGGAAAAAGGAAATATAAAATTTGAACCAGATAATCCAATAATAGATGAAGATAAATGTGTAAAATGTGGTATTTGTGAAAAAGTCTGTCCATATTTTGCTTTGAAAGTGGATGAAAAAGTTAATGTAAATATTGAAAAATGTTTTGGATGTGGACTTTGTGAATCAAAGTGTCCTACAAAGGCTATAAGTGGTGTTTTAAAAAAGTAA
- a CDS encoding amidohydrolase family protein → MKALINANIFDFHNFKENSYILFHDSEIKEVGDMSKFPGADEVFDCSGTIVMPGLINCHTHIYSTFARGMNVEFNPKKFQDILDQLWWKLDGQLDKEAVYHSGLIYGCECIKNGVTSIIDHHASGLDIKGSLDQLKKGICDELGMRGIFCFETSDRFDVKECIEENIEFAKNKSQQCAGLFGMHASMSLSDNTLKEISSAIEDIPIHVHVAESEEDVEDCNKKYGKSIIQRLNDFGLLKKNSILAHCVHIDEKEVELIAKKGCNIAMNPTSNMNNAVGLANYDIFRKLKVPCMIGNDGLGVNITRDFLNIVFGMKNRLNNPTKFDLNDLVNMINNGYEYFSHVLGIKVGKIEECYKADLITIPYDSPTPLKKDNILGHVFFGIFDNFHPRDTWCSGKCMMKDYKLNIDIDSIYSRARCESEKVWKRINGD, encoded by the coding sequence GTGAAAGCATTAATAAATGCCAACATATTTGATTTTCATAATTTTAAGGAGAATTCCTATATACTTTTCCATGATAGTGAGATTAAAGAAGTAGGAGATATGAGTAAGTTTCCAGGTGCCGATGAAGTATTTGATTGTAGTGGCACAATTGTAATGCCAGGATTAATAAATTGTCATACACATATTTATTCCACTTTTGCAAGAGGAATGAATGTGGAGTTTAATCCTAAAAAATTTCAAGATATACTGGATCAACTTTGGTGGAAGTTAGATGGACAACTTGATAAAGAAGCTGTTTATCATAGTGGATTAATATATGGATGTGAATGTATAAAAAATGGGGTTACTTCAATAATAGATCATCATGCAAGCGGATTAGATATTAAAGGTTCATTAGATCAATTAAAAAAGGGCATTTGTGATGAGTTAGGAATGAGGGGTATATTCTGTTTTGAAACTAGTGATAGATTTGATGTTAAAGAATGCATAGAGGAAAATATTGAGTTTGCCAAAAATAAGAGCCAACAATGTGCAGGGCTGTTTGGAATGCATGCTTCAATGAGTTTAAGTGATAACACTTTAAAAGAGATATCTTCAGCTATAGAAGATATTCCTATACATGTTCATGTTGCAGAAAGTGAAGAGGATGTAGAAGATTGTAATAAAAAATATGGCAAAAGTATAATACAAAGATTAAATGATTTTGGATTGTTAAAGAAAAATTCTATTTTGGCTCACTGTGTTCACATAGATGAAAAAGAAGTGGAGCTTATAGCTAAAAAAGGATGTAATATCGCTATGAACCCTACATCTAATATGAATAATGCTGTTGGACTTGCTAACTATGATATATTTAGAAAATTGAAGGTACCTTGTATGATAGGAAATGACGGACTTGGAGTTAATATAACTAGAGATTTTTTAAATATAGTTTTTGGAATGAAAAATAGACTGAATAATCCGACAAAATTCGACCTGAACGATTTAGTGAATATGATAAACAATGGTTATGAGTATTTTAGTCATGTGTTAGGTATTAAAGTAGGTAAAATAGAAGAATGTTATAAAGCTGATTTGATAACGATTCCATATGATTCTCCAACACCATTGAAGAAAGACAATATATTAGGACATGTATTCTTTGGAATTTTCGATAATTTCCACCCAAGAGATACTTGGTGTTCTGGAAAGTGTATGATGAAGGATTATAAATTGAACATAGATATAGATTCAATTTATTCACGTGCAAGGTGTGAATCGGAAAAGGTTTGGAAAAGGATTAATGGTGATTAA
- a CDS encoding sigma 54-interacting transcriptional regulator, with protein sequence MKTILEDIQQAVMKYAKIISKVLKVEVEIADENLVRVAGTGVFKNRINKSMLGEGYVYRTALRTGISQIIKKPGDEKLCLPCPKCGNCEEKFEMCTPIKLGDDVIGVIGLVCFTDEQREYLMKDFDAYMEFLQQISEFISITAYERKEKLREQTLLKSLNLVIDKMDRGVIILNKKNKITHINKKAMEILNFIDNHFIHEIEVEEIGESIVDMHEYKLNINNQKFYVVGNIHEMGLNENQFDKIIIFQDNKSFKDIVTGVSNVTKNIVCDDILGECERMIILKKNLKKIALSSSTVLITGASGTGKELFARAMHNEGSRKKEPFIAINCAAIPDALLESELFGYVKGAFTGASSSGKIGKFELANKGTIFLDEVGDMPLYLQTKLLRVLQDRRIIKVGSNKPVDIDVRVIAATNKNLVKLIEENKFREDLYYRLNVIPFNIPPLRERIQDIKILVNSFVNKYTKLLDKQFSSIHIDNEVWEVFYNYSWPGNIRELENTIEFMINMLGTDGKLTVDTVPNSVLSNERKVKESVREICNLKELEKNEINKALEIYGCSTQGKKAAAKKLGIGIATLYRKIEEYDLSK encoded by the coding sequence ATGAAAACGATTTTGGAGGATATCCAACAGGCAGTAATGAAGTATGCCAAAATAATATCCAAGGTATTAAAAGTTGAGGTAGAAATAGCTGATGAAAATTTAGTGAGAGTAGCAGGAACGGGTGTATTTAAAAATAGAATTAATAAAAGTATGTTGGGAGAAGGATATGTATATAGAACAGCATTAAGAACTGGAATTTCCCAAATTATTAAAAAACCAGGAGATGAAAAGCTATGTTTACCCTGTCCTAAATGTGGTAACTGTGAAGAAAAATTTGAAATGTGTACTCCTATAAAACTAGGAGATGATGTCATTGGAGTTATAGGACTTGTTTGTTTTACTGATGAACAAAGAGAGTACCTAATGAAAGACTTTGATGCTTATATGGAATTTCTACAACAAATATCTGAATTTATAAGTATAACTGCTTATGAAAGAAAAGAAAAATTAAGGGAACAAACATTACTAAAATCATTAAATTTAGTTATAGATAAGATGGATAGAGGGGTAATTATTTTAAATAAAAAAAATAAGATAACTCATATAAATAAAAAAGCTATGGAGATATTAAATTTTATAGATAATCATTTTATACATGAAATTGAAGTAGAGGAAATTGGTGAAAGTATTGTTGATATGCATGAGTATAAATTGAACATAAATAATCAGAAATTTTATGTTGTTGGGAATATTCATGAGATGGGTTTAAATGAAAATCAATTCGATAAAATTATTATTTTTCAAGACAATAAAAGCTTTAAAGATATAGTTACAGGAGTAAGCAATGTAACGAAAAACATAGTATGTGATGATATATTAGGAGAATGTGAAAGGATGATAATCCTCAAAAAGAACCTAAAAAAAATAGCTCTATCCAGTTCCACTGTTTTAATAACTGGAGCAAGTGGTACAGGTAAAGAATTGTTTGCAAGAGCTATGCATAATGAAGGGAGTAGAAAAAAAGAACCATTTATAGCGATTAACTGCGCAGCCATACCAGATGCATTATTGGAAAGTGAATTATTTGGATATGTAAAAGGAGCTTTTACAGGGGCTTCTTCTTCAGGCAAAATTGGTAAATTTGAATTAGCTAATAAAGGAACTATTTTTCTAGATGAAGTAGGGGACATGCCTCTATATTTGCAAACAAAGCTTTTAAGAGTTCTTCAGGATAGAAGAATAATAAAAGTTGGATCCAATAAACCTGTGGATATAGATGTTAGAGTTATTGCAGCTACAAATAAAAATTTAGTAAAACTTATAGAAGAAAACAAGTTTAGAGAGGATTTATACTACAGACTTAATGTTATACCTTTTAACATTCCGCCTTTAAGAGAAAGGATACAAGATATAAAAATTTTAGTAAATAGCTTTGTCAATAAATATACTAAATTATTAGATAAACAGTTTTCATCAATACATATAGATAATGAAGTTTGGGAGGTTTTTTATAATTACTCTTGGCCTGGAAATATACGTGAACTTGAAAATACAATAGAATTCATGATAAATATGTTAGGAACGGATGGAAAATTAACAGTAGATACTGTACCTAACAGTGTTTTATCTAATGAAAGAAAGGTTAAAGAGAGTGTAAGAGAAATATGTAATTTGAAAGAATTAGAGAAAAATGAAATAAATAAAGCTTTAGAGATTTATGGATGCTCAACTCAAGGGAAAAAAGCTGCAGCAAAAAAACTTGGAATTGGCATAGCTACTTTGTATAGGAAAATAGAGGAATATGATTTATCAAAATGA
- the ade gene encoding adenine deaminase, producing the protein MEKLRSNVDTALGNQKADLVLKNASIVNVFTQTIDKDDIAINGDTIVGIGSYSGEKEIDCTGYFVSPGFIDSHVHVESSKITPEIFSRILIKKGVTTCIADPHEIANVLGEDGIKFMLDNSKDSPVDIFFMMPSCVPALDIEDNGATLNSENLAKFIGDTRVLGLGEVMDVPSVVNSENSMVSKLNLFRNKVIDGHCPKIDNYSLNAYVNQDIKTDHECTTPDEAIKKIKKGMYVMLRQGSAAKNLRELLPAVNSDNFHRFLFCTDDKDIVDLIEKGSIDDNIRIAIEEGLDPIKSITLATLNAAECYELKRRGAIAPGYKADLVILEDLNKIKIKDVIKNGVLYLENASKYFNTAVKPSMNIEFVKEDYFKIKAKTNKVNVIKVIPSSIETKKVIREVSVKSGYVDKLLSEDIMKIAVFERHKRTGKYSVGFIEGLGIKDCSIAQTIAHDSHNIIVVGSNDRDMKVAVNSIISIGGGVAIASEGKLMEQLSLPIAGLMTSKEPGGVVDKIKKLSIICKQYGMKEDKDVFLTLGFMALPVIPEIRITARGIFDFNKNKFVDLFCV; encoded by the coding sequence ATGGAGAAGTTAAGAAGTAATGTTGATACAGCATTGGGAAACCAAAAAGCAGATTTAGTATTAAAGAATGCTTCTATTGTAAATGTATTTACTCAAACCATAGATAAAGATGATATAGCTATAAATGGAGATACAATTGTTGGAATAGGTAGTTACAGTGGAGAAAAAGAGATAGATTGTACAGGCTATTTTGTATCCCCAGGATTTATAGACTCCCACGTTCATGTGGAATCTTCAAAAATAACTCCAGAAATATTCTCTCGCATTTTGATAAAAAAAGGAGTAACTACATGTATAGCTGATCCTCATGAAATAGCTAATGTTTTAGGTGAAGATGGAATAAAATTTATGTTAGATAATAGTAAAGATAGTCCAGTAGATATATTTTTTATGATGCCATCTTGTGTTCCAGCATTAGATATAGAGGACAATGGAGCTACATTAAATTCAGAAAATTTAGCGAAATTTATTGGAGATACTAGAGTCTTAGGGCTTGGAGAAGTTATGGATGTACCATCAGTTGTAAATTCAGAAAACAGCATGGTAAGTAAATTAAATTTGTTTAGAAACAAGGTAATAGATGGCCATTGCCCTAAAATCGATAACTATTCTTTAAATGCATATGTAAATCAAGATATAAAAACAGATCATGAGTGTACAACTCCCGACGAAGCTATCAAAAAGATTAAAAAAGGTATGTATGTAATGCTTCGTCAAGGTTCAGCAGCTAAAAATCTAAGAGAGTTATTGCCAGCAGTAAATAGTGATAACTTTCATAGATTTTTGTTCTGTACTGATGATAAGGACATAGTTGATTTGATTGAAAAGGGTTCTATAGATGATAATATAAGGATTGCCATAGAAGAGGGATTAGATCCAATAAAATCAATTACTTTAGCAACTCTCAATGCAGCAGAATGCTATGAACTTAAAAGAAGAGGTGCAATTGCTCCTGGTTATAAAGCCGATTTAGTAATTCTTGAAGATTTGAATAAGATTAAGATTAAAGATGTTATAAAGAATGGAGTACTATATTTAGAAAATGCTAGCAAATATTTTAATACAGCTGTAAAACCATCCATGAATATAGAATTTGTTAAAGAAGATTATTTTAAAATTAAAGCAAAAACAAATAAGGTAAATGTAATAAAAGTTATTCCAAGCTCCATTGAAACTAAAAAGGTAATAAGAGAGGTTTCTGTAAAGTCTGGTTATGTAGATAAGCTTCTTTCAGAGGATATAATGAAAATAGCTGTTTTTGAAAGACATAAGAGAACAGGAAAATACTCAGTTGGTTTTATAGAAGGGCTTGGCATAAAAGATTGCTCTATAGCGCAAACCATAGCTCACGATTCTCATAATATTATAGTAGTAGGTAGTAATGATAGAGATATGAAAGTTGCAGTTAATAGTATTATAAGCATAGGAGGAGGAGTTGCTATAGCATCAGAGGGAAAACTTATGGAACAGTTAAGTCTTCCTATAGCAGGGTTGATGACCTCTAAAGAACCAGGAGGTGTAGTTGATAAAATAAAAAAGTTAAGTATAATATGCAAGCAGTATGGTATGAAGGAGGACAAGGACGTATTTTTGACATTAGGATTTATGGCTTTGCCTGTTATACCAGAGATAAGAATTACTGCTAGAGGAATATTTGATTTTAATAAAAATAAATTTGTAGATTTATTTTGTGTATAA
- a CDS encoding NCS2 family permease: MNKNTETINANDSFLERTFKLKQNNTTVRTEVIAGITTFLTMAYIIAVNPDFLSTTGMDKGAILTSTCIAAGLTTILMGVYANLPFVLASGMGLNAFFAFSVCGAMKIPWQVALTAVFLEGIIFIILSLTKVREIVVNSIPVSLKIAVSGGIGLFIAFVGFQNAGIVANDDATLVALGKISDPRAVIAIIGIIVIGVLVHKKVKGAMLWGILACTIISWCYALAIGPAKAAEAYKIFLPTGLFGIHSMAPIAGKLDFSILTTAKGIATIISVLLTFLFVDFFDTVGTLVGVASKVNMIDEEGNVLRAKQALLVDAIGTTMGAVMGVSTVTTYVESSAGVAEGGRTGLTAIAAGVLFIVSAFFAPIFMAIPSCATAPALIIVGLFMMQNITEIDFYDYTEAIPAFLTIILMPLTYSIATGLMFGVISYVIFNLFAGKKEKISLTLIILAIIFIARFVSL, encoded by the coding sequence GTGAATAAGAACACTGAAACTATCAATGCTAATGACAGTTTTCTAGAGAGGACTTTTAAGTTGAAACAAAATAACACAACAGTTAGAACCGAGGTTATTGCAGGAATTACTACGTTCTTAACAATGGCTTATATTATTGCAGTAAATCCAGATTTCCTATCTACTACAGGGATGGATAAAGGAGCAATTTTAACATCTACATGTATAGCAGCAGGTCTTACTACAATTCTTATGGGTGTTTATGCAAATTTACCTTTTGTTTTAGCGTCAGGCATGGGACTTAATGCATTTTTTGCTTTTTCAGTCTGTGGTGCTATGAAAATTCCATGGCAAGTTGCTTTAACAGCAGTATTTTTAGAAGGTATCATATTTATTATTCTTTCATTAACAAAAGTAAGAGAAATTGTTGTAAATTCTATTCCAGTGTCTTTGAAAATAGCTGTAAGTGGAGGTATTGGATTATTTATAGCTTTTGTAGGATTCCAGAACGCAGGTATAGTTGCAAATGATGATGCAACATTAGTTGCTTTAGGAAAAATTAGTGATCCTAGAGCCGTTATTGCTATTATTGGAATTATAGTTATTGGAGTATTAGTGCATAAAAAAGTTAAAGGTGCGATGCTTTGGGGAATTTTAGCTTGTACAATTATATCATGGTGCTATGCACTTGCAATAGGACCTGCAAAAGCTGCTGAAGCATATAAAATTTTCTTGCCAACAGGACTTTTTGGAATACACAGTATGGCACCCATAGCAGGAAAATTAGATTTTTCTATACTTACAACTGCAAAAGGTATTGCAACAATTATATCTGTTTTATTAACATTTCTATTTGTTGACTTTTTTGATACAGTAGGAACTTTGGTAGGAGTTGCATCAAAGGTAAATATGATAGATGAAGAAGGAAATGTATTAAGAGCTAAACAAGCATTACTAGTAGATGCTATAGGAACAACTATGGGAGCAGTTATGGGTGTTTCAACAGTTACAACTTATGTTGAAAGTTCGGCAGGTGTTGCAGAAGGTGGAAGAACAGGTCTTACAGCTATAGCGGCAGGAGTTTTATTTATAGTATCAGCATTTTTTGCACCTATATTTATGGCAATTCCTAGCTGCGCAACTGCACCAGCACTTATAATAGTTGGATTATTTATGATGCAGAATATAACTGAAATTGATTTTTATGATTATACTGAAGCAATACCAGCATTTTTAACAATAATATTAATGCCTTTAACATATAGTATAGCTACAGGGTTAATGTTTGGTGTTATATCTTATGTAATATTTAATTTATTTGCAGGCAAAAAAGAAAAAATATCACTTACATTAATTATATTAGCTATAATTTTTATTGCAAGATTTGTAAGTTTATAA